In Nymphaea colorata isolate Beijing-Zhang1983 chromosome 5, ASM883128v2, whole genome shotgun sequence, one genomic interval encodes:
- the LOC116254083 gene encoding UDP-glycosyltransferase 79A2-like, whose amino-acid sequence MKGDSQPLHLVMLPWLGFGHISPFIQLSNVLVDHGIQITFLSPPSLVPKIRATLHPSIPIVNYNLPPVPGLPAGVESTAAAQSFNLLLMEALDASRPQIESLLLKLSPSIVVFDFVHYWLPQLAASLGIKSVFFYIATAMSATPMKIFTRVHPRKLALSVVGKLPVSLVAAFVGLKPYETRDLLQFVHKHDSSSISPCSRMLAVMVLSSAVLLKSATELEDPYINFVNSLSGKRALLCGTLMSKPPTGELEARWDRWLSKFPAASVVFCSFGSELCLSTEQIAELVAGLEMSGCPFLAVLNFSAEAKEKGIEAKFLGERMGGNGMVHTGWVQQQHILRHPSVGAHIGHGGLSSMMEAVVGGCQTVLLPQTMDQFLNAKLVVKRLKAGVGVKRRSKDGWFTREAVCQAVRMAMKDETEKARTMRANNAKLREFLLNEKVQQQYVQNFVSKLKEMASTSSP is encoded by the coding sequence ATGAAGGGCGACTCCCAACCTCTTCACCTTGTGATGCTGCCATGGCTGGGCTTCGGCCATATCAGCCCCTTCATCCAACTCTCCAACGTCCTCGTCGACCATGGCATCCAGATCACCTTCCTTTCTCCCCCTTCCCTCGTCCCCAAGATCCGTGCCACCCTCCACCCCTCCATCCCCATCGTCAACTACAACCTGCCCCCCGTCCCAGGCCTGCCGGCCGGCGTCGAATCCACGGCGGCAGCGCAGTCCTTCAACCTACTCCTCATGGAGGCACTGGACGCCAGCCGGCCACAGATCGAGAGCCTTCTTCTCAAGCTCTCCCCTTCCATCGTCGTTTTCGACTTCGTCCACTACTGGCTCCCCCAGCTAGCAGCTTCCCTCGGCATCAAGTCCGTCTTCTTCTACATCGCCACCGCCATGTCCGCCACCCCCATGAAGATTTTCACGAGGGTGCACCCCAGGAAGCTGGCGCTCAGTGTGGTCGGGAAGCTACCTGTCAGCCTCGTCGCGGCATTCGTCGGCCTGAAACCGTACGAAACCCGCGACTTGCTGCAGTTCGTGCATAAGCACGATAGCTCCAGCATCTCCCCATGCTCCAGGATGCTCGCTGTCATGGTGCTGAGCTCGGCTGTGCTACTGAAGAGTGCCACCGAGCTGGAGGATCCATACATCAACTTCGTCAACTCCCTGTCCGGGAAGAGGGCCCTGCTCTGTGGCACTCTCATGTCGAAACCTCCCACCGGGGAGCTCGAAGCCCGATGGGACAGGTGGCTGAGCAAATTTCCGGCAGCATCAGTTGTTTTCTGCTCCTTCGGCAGCGAGCTGTGCCTGTCCACCGAGCAGATCGCTGAGCTCGTCGCCGGACTGGAGATGAGCGGCTGCCCTTTCTTGGCAGTGCTCAACTTTTCAGCAGAGGCGAAGGAGAAGGGGATCGAAGCGAAGTTTTTGGGGGAGAGAATGGGAGGGAACGGGATGGTGCACACTGGCTGGGTGCAACAGCAGCACATCTTGAGGCACCCCTCTGTGGGCGCACACATTGGCCACGGCGGACTGAGCTCGATGATGGAGGCCGTGGTGGGAGGCTGTCAAACGGTGTTGCTTCCTCAGACGATGGACCAGTTTCTGAACGCGAAGCTGGTGGTGAAGAGGCTGAAGGCTGGTGTGGGGGTGAAGCGCCGGTCCAAAGATGGGTGGTTTACCAGGGAGGCTGTCTGTCAGGCGGTAAGGATGGCCATGAAGGACGAGACGGAGAAGGCGAGGACCATGCGGGCCAACAACGCCAAACTGCGGGAATTCTTGCTCAATGAAAAGGTGCAACAGCAATACGTCCAAAACTTCGTAAGCAAACTCAAGGAGATGGCCTCAACGTCGTCGCCATGA